One Clostridia bacterium genomic window carries:
- a CDS encoding 4Fe-4S dicluster domain-containing protein, with translation MPRYAMVIDTRRCTGCHSCTVACKIHNELPVDVIYNPVVTKGPEGVFPKVHMEHLPLLCMHCANAPCVNACPTGASRQREDGIVYVEEAKCVGCKACLMACPYGARVFVPGKGVVQKCNFCLEQLALGKEPFCVRTCHQKARIFGDLSDESSRVFELIHKEGAEPLMPELDTEAHVFYIHGSEAKIL, from the coding sequence ATGCCTCGTTACGCCATGGTCATTGACACCCGTCGCTGTACCGGCTGTCACTCCTGTACCGTTGCCTGCAAAATCCACAACGAACTCCCGGTGGATGTGATCTATAATCCCGTGGTCACCAAGGGACCGGAAGGGGTTTTCCCAAAGGTGCACATGGAGCACCTGCCTCTTCTATGCATGCACTGCGCCAACGCTCCCTGCGTGAATGCCTGCCCCACCGGTGCATCCCGGCAAAGGGAAGACGGTATCGTCTACGTGGAGGAAGCAAAATGCGTCGGGTGCAAAGCCTGCCTGATGGCTTGCCCCTACGGCGCCCGCGTATTCGTTCCCGGCAAAGGGGTGGTACAGAAATGCAATTTCTGCTTGGAGCAGTTGGCCCTCGGCAAGGAACCCTTTTGTGTCCGCACCTGCCACCAGAAAGCCCGGATCTTCGGCGATCTTTCCGATGAAAGCAGCCGTGTCTTTGAGCTGATCCACAAAGAAGGTGCGGAACCGTTAATGCCTGAACTGGACACCGAGGCGCATGTGTTTTATATCCACGGATCGGAGGCTAAGATACTATGA
- the nrfD gene encoding polysulfide reductase NrfD gives MSYRHDTWGWMLAVDFFFAGMGGAMLCIAGVVDLFGRQSGISLLGSFLGPICVGIGACFLLIELGRPFQGWRVFMNPKAILTFGAWNMLVAIAAGLWYASFGLAGLPWSASLGLRKVLAAIVLMAGFIVATYPGVLLGRHKSRPFWMGTGIMSLFCLSSFVTGFAAHLLCGLASWTANLPLHTFGRILALLLALQLVFWLGYLWTKSSGGTRWEADAARRWLRGDLAATFKYGFLLIGTLAPLILFLLPAGLEAPGAVLALLGGLIMRLLVVRAGEERTWLPGERLYHARLPVGNEDFLRAWDNK, from the coding sequence ATGAGTTACAGACACGATACATGGGGTTGGATGCTGGCCGTTGATTTCTTTTTCGCCGGCATGGGCGGTGCTATGCTCTGTATTGCCGGTGTCGTTGATCTCTTTGGCCGACAATCAGGTATTTCCCTCTTAGGCAGTTTTCTTGGTCCCATCTGTGTCGGCATCGGTGCTTGCTTTCTTCTCATCGAATTGGGGCGCCCCTTCCAGGGTTGGCGGGTCTTTATGAACCCGAAGGCGATTCTCACTTTCGGAGCCTGGAACATGCTGGTAGCCATTGCGGCCGGCTTGTGGTATGCTTCCTTCGGGCTGGCAGGCCTGCCCTGGTCCGCCAGCTTGGGATTGCGGAAAGTGCTGGCAGCCATTGTGCTCATGGCCGGCTTTATTGTCGCCACCTATCCGGGCGTCCTGCTCGGCAGGCATAAATCAAGGCCTTTCTGGATGGGGACAGGCATCATGAGCCTGTTCTGCCTGTCTTCTTTCGTCACCGGGTTTGCCGCCCACTTGCTCTGCGGGCTGGCTTCCTGGACAGCAAACTTGCCGCTTCACACCTTTGGCCGGATCCTGGCCCTATTGCTGGCACTGCAGCTGGTGTTCTGGCTGGGGTACCTCTGGACAAAAAGCTCCGGCGGTACCCGCTGGGAAGCAGACGCCGCCCGGCGCTGGCTCCGGGGGGATCTGGCCGCCACCTTTAAATACGGTTTTCTCCTGATTGGTACTTTGGCGCCGTTAATTCTCTTCCTCCTGCCGGCGGGCTTAGAAGCTCCGGGAGCCGTCCTGGCACTGCTGGGAGGTCTCATCATGCGCCTCCTGGTGGTCCGGGCCGGTGAAGAGCGGACCTGGCTGCCGGGCGAACGCCTCTACCACGCCAGGCTGCCCGTCGGCAACGAAGATTTCCTAAGGGCCTGGGATAACAAATAG
- a CDS encoding DUF2064 domain-containing protein, with protein MLKHALLIFTKAPKPGVTKTRLTEEKGGIFTPEEAADLYQAMLLDVATIAGQAIRTLKQAGDDEYHLVISSPSPADQEALTNLFAREGIKPDLFITDRGKNFDEHFDNAFQQLFALGYYAVVAVGGDLPTMPVSHLTQAFQWLEHFRIASNQGGFVQAPCQECGVSLVGYTVDTPMDSQGVYYNLDGIPALDAYIAKAKARNIPVAALMPVADVDNTQDLAHSISLLRSLAYAAKFQKDMFLATRTLNWIDQSGILVCTPPNANHDPREQVDR; from the coding sequence TTGCTTAAACATGCCCTGCTGATCTTCACTAAAGCACCTAAACCGGGAGTGACGAAAACCCGGCTCACGGAGGAAAAAGGCGGCATCTTCACCCCCGAGGAGGCAGCGGACCTGTACCAGGCCATGCTGCTGGACGTAGCCACCATCGCCGGTCAGGCGATCCGTACCTTGAAACAAGCCGGTGATGATGAGTACCACCTGGTCATCAGCTCCCCTTCCCCGGCGGATCAGGAAGCCTTGACTAACCTGTTTGCCCGGGAAGGAATCAAGCCCGACTTGTTTATTACTGACCGGGGGAAGAATTTCGACGAACACTTTGACAACGCCTTTCAACAGCTTTTTGCCCTGGGCTACTATGCTGTCGTGGCCGTCGGCGGGGACCTGCCTACCATGCCGGTCAGCCACTTGACACAAGCCTTTCAATGGTTGGAGCATTTCCGCATCGCTTCCAACCAAGGCGGTTTTGTGCAAGCTCCCTGTCAAGAATGCGGGGTATCCCTGGTAGGCTATACCGTCGATACCCCCATGGACTCCCAAGGAGTTTACTACAACCTGGACGGTATTCCGGCTCTGGATGCCTATATCGCCAAGGCTAAGGCCAGGAACATCCCGGTGGCGGCCCTCATGCCCGTGGCCGATGTGGATAACACCCAGGATCTGGCCCATTCCATTTCCCTGCTCCGGTCCCTGGCGTATGCCGCCAAGTTTCAAAAGGATATGTTCCTCGCCACCCGGACGCTGAACTGGATTGACCAATCCGGCATCCTGGTCTGCACCCCCCCGAATGCCAATCATGACCCCCGGGAACAGGTGGATCGATAG
- a CDS encoding (Fe-S)-binding protein yields MNISADNLNRICRQIQEDCTGCRQCMAACPFLQETGCSPGEIARRRPSVLEAYSCTLCGLCEALCPLGLSPNAMFLAARQEAVRTGQIDINEYRYLFPDRKSTVMSYYRQFHGISYHHLPCDRVGPNALFPGCVLLTYAPPLIDGLYRHLQAKLGSLSLLTDCCGLPLAQLGLADRAHRLHVALRHKLTGLQVENLYIACPNCYYLLRQVLSATSIKLFTVYEGLDPAHLPGGGGQVVAIHDSCPDRHAGIFARQVRHALIAKDYIIEELPHHRRHRACCGSGGQVTHFRPDLAEELLTRHRQEFARHPAPTVAAYCLGCVLNFAKTSGEKKVQHVLNLLLGVEQDYTGIKAKAAALFAGPAGEAAWQEIMSD; encoded by the coding sequence ATGAATATTTCTGCGGACAACCTCAACCGGATTTGCCGGCAAATCCAGGAAGATTGTACCGGCTGCCGGCAGTGTATGGCGGCATGCCCTTTCTTGCAGGAAACCGGTTGCTCTCCCGGGGAAATTGCCCGGCGCCGGCCTTCAGTCCTGGAAGCCTATTCCTGCACCCTCTGCGGTTTGTGCGAAGCCCTTTGCCCCTTGGGGCTCAGTCCCAACGCCATGTTTCTGGCGGCCCGGCAAGAAGCCGTGCGCACCGGGCAAATTGACATCAACGAGTACCGCTACCTGTTTCCCGACCGGAAGAGCACGGTAATGAGTTACTACCGGCAGTTCCACGGCATCAGCTACCATCACCTGCCTTGCGATAGGGTAGGCCCCAACGCCCTGTTCCCCGGTTGTGTGCTGCTCACCTATGCACCCCCTTTGATCGATGGCCTTTACCGTCATTTGCAGGCCAAATTGGGTTCTTTATCCCTGCTCACCGATTGCTGCGGGTTGCCCTTAGCCCAGCTGGGTTTAGCGGACAGGGCCCACCGTTTGCACGTTGCTTTGCGCCACAAGTTAACCGGCCTCCAGGTGGAGAACTTGTATATCGCCTGCCCGAACTGTTACTATCTCCTCCGGCAGGTCTTGTCTGCCACCTCCATTAAACTGTTTACCGTTTATGAAGGGCTGGACCCGGCTCACCTGCCCGGCGGCGGGGGGCAAGTTGTCGCCATTCATGATTCCTGTCCTGACCGCCACGCGGGCATTTTCGCCCGCCAGGTCAGGCATGCCCTGATTGCTAAGGACTATATCATCGAGGAACTGCCCCACCACCGTAGGCATAGGGCCTGCTGCGGCAGCGGCGGGCAGGTGACCCATTTCCGCCCCGACCTGGCGGAGGAGCTCCTGACCCGGCACCGGCAAGAATTTGCCCGGCATCCCGCCCCTACGGTAGCGGCTTACTGCCTCGGCTGCGTCCTCAATTTCGCCAAGACTTCCGGGGAGAAAAAAGTACAACATGTCCTGAACCTGCTGCTGGGCGTAGAGCAGGACTACACCGGCATCAAGGCTAAAGCTGCCGCACTCTTTGCCGGCCCGGCCGGGGAGGCCGCCTGGCAAGAAATCATGTCTGATTAA